Within the Glycine soja cultivar W05 chromosome 3, ASM419377v2, whole genome shotgun sequence genome, the region tctgaataatgaaaatagcataacataatgccttgcacgaatcccaaggctgctatttaaaaagagtcactcaaagtcactgggccctattacaatactctggcccaaaacgcaataaacactgaacaacataaaataaaattgcgaaatttcctaattagaaattaactaaggtaagcgctgctttatttgccctcttcaagtccacaaccaaaatccgaattaagcccaatgtttcattaattcctgaaaaaagattaaaaacatcaaattagctaaatgggcccaaataatacaactgcctaattaattgacaattaagaccaatcagtaattaaaatggtgcaaaaagggtttagaaaatagaagaaaatgatggcacatcactcaCGAGACATCGGTGTTTAGTATTTGAGctctcagcatagaacacataaacatctttaattagagaaacatctttaattgcatcaactCTCTCATTAAGAGGACCCAACACCATTAGAACATTGTTTCCACACTTACTTGCTTCTGTTTATTGTTTACAATTAGCATAGAatacacttttattttcattcaaaaccATGATTTCTGTTCTCAAATGTCTTCTTAATGAATAAACCTTTGCCAAATAACTAGTTCCCTGAAttcgatactcggatcattccattttaattaaatacttgGCGACCCGATGCACTTGCCAGTAAGACCATAAACACACAACTTGTTTGTGGTCTAAGTAGAAACAGCCTCAACACccactcatttttctcattcttGTGTTGTTCGCTCGATGGGATACTAATTGTTTGTGTGGATGCAAAATctattggcaagtgtaccagatcgtcatgtaaataattaaaacggtaTGAATCGAGTGTCAAACTCAAGGAACTAGTTTATTTGGCAAAGGTTTGTTCGGTAAGCAGACATTTGCAAACAGAAATCATggttttgaatgaaaataaaagtatgttCTATTCTAATTGTGAAGCAATAAACATGAGCAAGTAAGATGTTTCTGTGCTCTATGTTGAAGGCTCAAGTACTAAACACTGATGTCTCgtgagtttagcctaattctaattaaactttgttcgcagatgtctcttgttgaacttagttTAATTGAACAACTTTATGATCAcagcataataaaaattaaattaccgcACTCCGTGTCCAGACATACGATAACCTAATCTTGCTCTATTAAGCTCTAAGGAGTCAATACATCTTTCAATGCTAAAGCCCTTAAcagtacacacaaatgggtgatcaagccacaagcatgcaataataaagtgctgatagaaacaatgaacacataaaacaaccttaattagatagTGAACGAATTTACATCAAATTCTTAGTAAGAATccccaactgaggatttagccttccatagcaagaaagctccttttacaatgaagaagaggaataAAGAGAAATCGTTTGCTTACAAAGGAgtagggatgtctcctccacctctaggaatcaCACAATCGCTTAAAGAGTCACAAATCTCCCTCAAAGGTCAGAACTTGGCTCCTGGCTTTGGTCTCTGTTCGTCTCTTACGACTTTGTTTGTAGTCTATTTAGACCTCTCTTCTTCTGTGCaaatcaggcttaaaaagggctttctgaCCTCGACGTCACGCTTAATGCCAtttttgcgcttagcgcgagtaagtgaattttggctcAGCGCCAAACTCGCGCTAAGCCTGGAAGGTGGCAAATGACTCGCTGAGCGAGTTGATGACGCGCTGAGCGCGTGCCTACATGACAGATTCCCTTCTAGATTCCTcctactcgctaagcgcgctaaggcctcgcttagcggatgacacTCGCTATGCGCATtgggctcgcttagcgagacatctaTTGTGATACTTCTTCAAAATAGCTCCTTTTTGCTTGAAGTTGAAGAGAATTTGACATTAATTCCATGCACAAGGCTTCTACTGAGTGGAAATAAGAAtaaagcaaaatttatttacaatcctactaaaagaaccataaattggggaaaatatatacattttgtaaaagttttctatacaaaagttagtcatataagacgactaacaaagtcccccaaatttatagctttgcttgtcctcaagcaaagaaagaacatttcacttgtcctcaagtgacaagatCGTAGTGGTTATTCAAAACAGTGTTTGTTCCAAggaattcaatcacatgaaatGAATGACATACAATGCTTCAATCAATAACTTCTCACAAAACATGCAGCTTTCAAAGATATTAACATAAGCATTAAAATAgacaactgaaataagctagtgagAATGACAGGTCTCAAGGAAGGATCATAAACCAATGCCTCACCGGTCACTATTTTTCACTCAcgcacaagtgtttaggcttattcaacaatcagcaaccaacacaagtctcaatctttgcatttcatctcatatcatacagtcaagaacacacaaactgaatccgaaggactttactaggcttgtaatgaggctggggtgcaacaaatcatggtttttctaggatgcaaaagcttaggttctaggagagcattcatccttagatTAACCCTTTCTATAATTATTCCTAATTTCTATTACATTCCTTTAGGTActtagcttttctttttctcatttaacAACACACACATTTTATTTAGGATACTTacaaatggttttttttaacacattacTTACTATGTATGCTATTATTTCCTTACCATTGAAAGCTTTCACCCAGtgaactcccccaaatttgggacaaatttgctttgaaccataATATCCTTTTAtgaatgatgctctcctacaacctaagacaaggtagaaggagataaactatacaggctcaaggttcaatcaaacAATCATACTTTCAGTTCAAAATGGGTGCAAAGGAGATGTCATTCATTCACAAGGTAATCCTTTTAGCTAAGTGGCTCATTCAATCAAAACATGGCCTTCTTCCTCTTCaaactcatgcattcattccatattcagagattcatgcaaaaacaaTTACTTAATGttagtcgttctctcacaattaaagatcacactctcaccgagtTACAGCTAATgcgttccttcacaatcaacctgacaatccaactaacattttcagtcatgattctaattccatgttctttctcttctaatgactgcATGCTCATTCAAGGCATATGATCTACACATTTCAATTCACTCAATTCATACAATTGATCAATTCAAACCAATCACAAACACTGactttcaaaatcaaacatcaaccactGGATAATATAAGTGCACTGTTCAATCGAGCTTTATACAAGCTAccaaccaaaataaaaactataattgaaatttaaagcTGAACtgaagttttaaaaaaactgaaacataaacataaatctaaattataaaaatgtactAAAAACATGATAATAATAAGACTGTTCAAAAtgcaggaaaaataaaaatcctgaTCCTATCAATGATCCTGTGCATGCTCATTCAGGTCCAGTGCTGGTGCAGATGGTGAATCCCGAGAAAGATGCAGGTCTGGCACTGGTACAGATGGCTTAGGCTAAGAAGAAATAGCTAGATCAGCCTCAAAGATAAAAGGCTCTGGCGGAGAGGGCTCTGAATCTTCTGAATTGTCTTCCTCTTGATCTGGTTGAGGCTCTTGGGCTGCAAAGGCCTCACCCCCTCCCAAAGAAGAAGGCTGGACTTCTGGCTAGGCCACCTTCTAAGAAAACTCCTCCAAACTCATAACAGGCCACTGCTGGACCGcagcctacaagctctacataaTCAGGAGCTGGTCCTGATGCAGGCTCTAAAGCATAGTCATGATAGGATCTAAGCTCGGAGCGGAGGAAGTTGGAGGAACTGGAGCTGTCAGTGGTGAGGGAAGAGTAGAAGTAGTTGAAGCTAAAGTAGAGGGAGTAGTAGTATCAGGGGGAGCTAAAATGGATGGGGCCTTAGGTCCTTTAGCCCTGGATTTGCGGGTCCCTGGAAAAGTGATCGAAGGGTCATCCAGGTTCCaacaatttttcttaatataagcCAAATTAATGGTTGGGTTAAGTGACTCAAGGGTCAGAGAATCTGATGTGACTCCTCGGGCCTTGCACAGGGCAGTGATAAGAGCTGGAAAACCTAGCCTCGAGGAGTCATGCTGGGCAATAAGAGAAATCTGACCTAAGATTAGGGATCCTAGgttcatatccatcttcatgATAAGCCCATAGATCAACTTAGCCCTGTCCAAAGTAATATCAAAAGTGTGGGATGTCGGGGCTAGGTTagagaaagataaaacactCCAGGCCTGGGCCAGAGTAGTAAGATTCTTCCTTAAGATCTTTAGAGGCAAGCCATCGACATTAAGCTCAAATCCCCTCCCAGGGATACATAACCGGGCTACCAACTCTTGAGGATCTGACCTCAACCTACAAAACCTGGAGTAAGCGGGCAAGCTCTCCCCTTGCTCTAAGACCACTGGTGTATGCAAGAAGGTGTTGAGGGAGTCAACATCAAACTTAATCAGGTGCCCTCAAACCCTTACTTGCTTTGGCAATTTCTCCTCAAGGTCATAAAGGTTGGCATAGAATTCCTTCACAATTTTCACATCAATGCTTCCATCAGCAAAATTAGTGAGCTCCTTGTGCCAATTCCTCCTCTCAACCTCTCTTTTGAATTCATTAAATTTAGTAACATACAGTTTCACATTCCTTTCCGAAAGGATCTTTTGGCCAAGCACATTGTTTGCGTATCGATCTCAGGCATCTTGAGATATAAATCTAGATCTATCATACCTAGCCTGGGACACTGAAGTTGTGGCTTTTCTCTTACGGGAAGCCATCTGtaatacaaaaaaatcaaaacacaagattagacaataatttattcaatttaaaaagcagaaaataaaactaaaaaacagaCTGGGCGCTTAGCACAACAGATTtgcttagcgcgccttatgaAAATGACTCATGGGCTAAATGCGACAACCATGTGCTTAGCGATTGAAcacatattaatatttttctgtaGAATAGGCTTAGCGAgtaggctcgctaagccaaattcCATAATTTTACAAAACAGAGATGATATTAGGCTTAGCGCGACAAGGTGCTCTTAGCGTGACTAATATATTGGACAGCACAGGCTTAGTGAGcaggctcgctaagcccaattccaagaaataagaaaacaaagagataatttcctttAGCGTGATAGGGCATGCTTAGCACACAACAAAACATAAAGTTAACTAACCTAAAGTTTGAAACTTGGAAATAAGATGAGCAAGGTTAAAAAGCTTACTTGTTCTGTTGAATATGAGTGCAAAGAGGAGCAAAGGTGCAAGCAATGCAGGGAAATTAAAGCACTATGTATAGGGAATACAATGAATGGAGTGGAATGCTCTCACGAGTAAAATGGTATCTGCCTAAGGCAGTTGCcattttattttagtagtttcatatggctcgcttagcgcacagtcCCGCTTAGCGAGTCAATACgatgtttgagttttaaaagCCCATGTGCTTAGCGCAactgctcgctaagcccaattcaaaattttaaaattccagagaaggatttgggcttagcgcgtacATACACGCTTAGCACATTTTGCAGCTCTGATTTGTCCAGCAACTCGCGCTTAGCGAATAAAATGCTCCTTACATGCAGTGGTGGGTCTCGCTTAGCGTGtgtggctcgcttagcgcaattcgAAAGAAATAAATTCTAGAGAAGgatttgcgcttagcgagtCCACACTCTTAGCCCAATTTGAAAGAATTAAAATCTAGAGAAGGATTTGGGCTTAGCATGAAGAATCGCGCTTAGTGGGACCACTACAGCCAATGATCAGGGGTCAAGGCGCTTAGCACAACAACAACTTGCTTAGCGCGGAAGGAAGATTCGCTTAGCGAGTGGACTGctgaaaaattttctaagttaattTTCTGTCCACAACTTTACAAAAACTTATTAACCCTTTTTCCAATACTAAACATGCTAAATTCAaacaatcacaagcaatcaaacttaactaaatgcaaggaaaacaaaattaaaaatggctgggttgcctcctagtaagtGCTCGTTTAACATCACTAGCTTGACGAATAGCTCTTTCATGGGTCTGGATCAAATTTGGTTCCCTCCACCAGAACCTCTTTTTCATACTCCTTCACCTTTAAGTAGACATTTTGGTCTGACAAATGTTTGTCTTCATCAAACAACTCAAAGCTAATCGTTTGGTCTTCAATACCCATTTCTAGCTTATTCTTTCCATGTCTACTACACAACTTGTAGTAGCTATAAATGGACGTCCCAAAATTAAGGGAATAGTTGCATCTTCCTCTAtgtccattaccacaaagtcagCAGGAAAGATAAGGTGTTTGACTCTGACCAAAACATCTTCTATCACTCCATAGGGCCTGGTGATGGAGCGATCTGCTAACTGTAAAGTCATCCTAGTCGGcattatctccaactctccaAGCCTCCGGCACATGGAAAGCGGCATCAAATTAATACTGGCTCCCAAATCAATAAGAGCCTTGCCAACAGAAACTTCACctatagaacaaggtatagtaaCGCTACCTGGATCCTTATGTTTTGGTGGAAGGATGCGTTGAATTACAGCACTGCAGTTTCCCTCCACAACTATGGTGTCACTATGGATGTACTTGTTCTTCTGAGTTagcatatctttcaaaaatttagcATAGAGTGACATCTGCTATagagcttctccaaagggcatggtgtcataccctaatttcgtccggggacacTTACGGTCGGCTTGCGAACATTTTTTTGATCCCTTCGGGACAATCAAAACAAATGTTGTTGCGTAATCTATAAAGTTTCacaacattttggaaggaaaagCAAGTGTTGttgtgtaatccgtaaagtttcgcaacattttggaaggaaaagaaagcgttgttgcgcaatccgtaaagtttcacaacattcTGGAAGGAAAAGCAAGCGTTGttgcgtaatccataaagttttgcaacattctggaagaagaagcaagcgttgttgcgcaatccgtaaagtttcgcaacatccCGAAAGTCAAGACAAGCATCGTTGCGCAATTCGTGTAGTTTCGCAATGTTCCAAAAGAAATCTGCccaaaaatgtaaaagaaggggtgtatttagcaaaATGGGGGGGTGTAAACAACAATCTGGACCACTTGGGCCCTTCTAGAAGATTTTGGAGAAAAGGTTGCTTctagtggaagcaacccagcttgctggggcgagctgagctcgcctaggcgagctgggcggcaaccacctccgcttttctcctataaataggggaaggaggggtAGAGGAGATGGGTTCAACATTTTTATGCAGTCTgtaatcacttgaaattagtaagaaaattatttctgtgaagaaaatccaagtcgagatgtttccgtaacgcttccgaaaTGTTTTCCGTAAGTGATTCTGTGGaagttcttcatcgttcttcgtctttcttcgatcttcaactagtaagttctcgaaatcgaatccttcaattcattctatgcaccctcagtggtccatttttgttttacgtactttcatttttatttcgcTTACTCTTCATACCCccatttctttgtttttaacgagctttgaCCGATCGTTTAAGGCGTTATCTCacataataaatgataaaatgaatttcaaccgatcatttgcgttgtcACTTCATTTAATCACCGTTAAAAAAAATCTGACCGATCGTTCAttctataacctcggttaaacaaaaaggaaaaataataataaaataataaaataatccagAAGGCCCAAATTGgactttttctttgaaagtttcctgtGAACAAGTTGACAATAACCAAgcaaaactaaggctaaaaccaACACACAAATCAAATTTCGTCCACAAAAAGGTCACTTGAAACcattttaaaggtccaacgccttaaaatggtccCCTTcactttcattaattaaaatgggCCGTTCCAAAGTATGACACGCACCGCATAACTTTACTGCTTTcgccagaactacgtaggtctgagttcctcatcgcaattaaggatacgtaggagcaaaatccccgcttttgtcgaccccaaaagagATCGTTCAAGATCtgacgccttaacgtttctcactCCAAAAGagatcgttcaaggtccaatgccttaacgtttctttcttttccaaaatcagcaagaactacataggtctgaattcctcaccACAAATCGAGGATACgaaggagcaaaagccccacttttttCGACCAccccttttcaaaaaaaaagagatcgttaatggtccaatgccttaacgtttctcttctttcacaacCAGGTGATCGTTAGTggcccaacgccttaacgtttctctcttttcaaaaccaagagatcgttaatggtccaacgccttaatgttccTCTCCttgcaaaatcaaaagatcatttaatggtccaacgccttaaatgacctttgttcaattaaaatctatcttgcgaaaaagataaaaacaaattaaccaacgtttaattctcaaagaactacgtaggtctgatttcctcattgcaattgaggatacataggagctagggaaacacccttgtcgaccacaaaaaataaaaaaacataaaaagcataaaaatacaaaaacataaaaaagggaaaataaaaacagtttgaagtcatgatattacacatttaattaaaggttgtcgtcctgtGTGgcagacgcgtggggtgctaatactttccccgtgtgtaaaaacaactcccgaactctttacaattaaagttcgtagactgcattttggtttttccgacattttcctcgaataaacgttggtggtgactccgcgcgccttcctcccttggaagacgcatccCGTGAGCcctgcgtcgccctcccgccggatggtaggttgcgacagttggcaactccactggggactatttttagagagttaggcttTCTAAActtgtgcaatatcatgacttcccctttttttttggtttctctttatttctcttacattcttgtatataactctttgatgtttttagtgtgtttttttaatgtatgcatgagatagatatttattcatttgatatacacaaacaccaacactatttgcgcacacggtgagttgaaaaaggggcctatacccgggtccatgggaacataggaagtggaggtgaatctgtggtcatgctaagtctccgacttgcttgatgacagtgaaacctcacctagagtttttctctttgatgatatatTGTCGCTGGTAGTCTCTACTCCCACAATGTTGATATCAAGggaatgatatctctagaaaccatttagggagatatgaccaccttgggaattatcactaaaagccttttagatTCTCCCGTCTAGGTTCCTAAAATGGGGGCacaaagcaaacacgctgcgtgcctttttaacactgccatgcatataacctaaatgtcatgtacgcctttgttgtatgattatttgtggatattgtcatgttgtgtacatccccttgttgcgcttttgcgcatttgcatcatgtcgtcacacacatgttgtatgttggtcttgtCTTTTGTCACAGGAAgttggaaggtccatatcaccttcttaattgcacacatagggcactgcgcccccaaaagcgcaagtaagaagagatgattttccgggctctcgtgtttgtaaatgcattcatatcatgcatcgcataagcatctcttcatggcatagtaatggacatatcgttcctgcatctGTCAcctatcatattcatgcattgcattttgcataagtcatttcatcaccTTGCATCTACatctaacatgctttttgcataccttttattttcatgttttctcatgcataatccttgcattttcctctgcaaaaaaaaaaaaacaaaaaaggagaaagtgtgaaaattcacactgcattcttagttgcatgtgttaggtaccatgagccaaccatgttgggatcataaacatgtttctcttaaaaaaaatgattgaacatggtaactaatgcatggttaactaggaaatgatgttttctcgggcatctcaatctcataattacatttgccatgcatagcataagtatgcccgagtcattcatctctatgaggTGTTGTCAAAAacattggcgatcaaaatttcttttccttggattatggggttaaaccaagctcaagcttttaagaaaaggttcgccaagtcaagttgaagtatggaagtaaccgtcttgcaaaattggggcaaaagatgaatcgagttacatcgctactttgtctactgccaagcacatttaggactgttgatgtccctgttacttccagtttcactttaacaaagatgtcatggaccatgctgaaaatctaaattgattcaaccccatgtcctgcgtaaaaattcacaaatacttcaattgtgcatcattcgcatacatccatgcttttcattggttgcattgcttattgcattctttccttgaaaaccacattgtaatcattgtaatcaagtAGAAAAAACGttctttacggcgcccttaccaaaTGCgagctagagctagagtaatgggtgatgTAAAGGAGGTACAAGAATAGATCAAGGCTGACatagaggccatgaaagaggaaatggccacaatgatggaggccatgatgagcatgaaagagataatggaggtcaatgcggctGCAATAGCCGTTACCAGCACCATTGCTGAGGTGGACCTGACTCACCCATCTAGCCTCAACCAAACAAATCATCCAACCTCGGATATGAGAGGCAAGGAGTTGGGAAGTACAGGCgacccccattttgtgcaagtcCAAAACAAGCATGCTTTCCtgccatatggtttgcctccgaACTATACTCCACctaatgagaatgtcaataactccactcccatactcattgagagccaacaacctcaatccaatcatgcacatgtctctcaacccatggggggggggacacatgaaatgccccaccataatctagccaacttcgagccttgccttgAATACGCCACTAAAGGGCAAACAGTTGATGGTGAGCCCCTGCCAAACACTTCAGGAGGCCCTCATTTTTGCCCACAACcgcaacccttgcattttgcggtgggaagaggcCCCTCCGGCTATGGCTGAAAACGAAAAGTTGGATCAGATAGAGGAAAGACTAAAGGTCATTGAATCTAGGAAgcagagattatgcctttgctgacaTGGAAGAATTGTGCCTAGTGCCTGATGTCATCATCCCTCCCAATTTCAAGGTGCCtaactttgacaagtacaagagGACTACTTTCCCTAAGAaacatctaaagatgtattgtcggaagatgggggcatacgcaaaagatgagaaactgctgatacatttcttccaagaaagtcttactagggcaACTGCCACttggtatactaacttggaaccttcccgagtccattcttggaaggacgtaatagttgcctttgttaggcagtatcggtacaattctgatatggctctggataggatgcaactacagaacatgtgcaaaaaggagcATGAATCCTTCAAAGAATACGTCTGAAGGTGGAGGGATCAAGCAGCCCAAGTGGCAGAGTATTAAATGAAGGTCTTAAATGCACACTTGATAAGACTTtggacttcatttattcttcataagaCTTTGACAAATCCTAAGAGAATGTtttctacaaaataaaatctcaGATGCAGAGTATTAAATGAAGGTCTTAAATGCACACTTGATATT harbors:
- the LOC114405073 gene encoding uncharacterized protein LOC114405073; the protein is MSLYAKFLKDMLTQKNKYIHSDTIVVEGNCSAVIQRILPPKHKDPGSVTIPCSIGEVSVGKALIDLGASINLMPLSMCRRLGELEIMPTRMTLQLADRSITRPYGVIEDVLVRVKHLIFPADFVVMDIEEDATIPLILGRPFIATTSCVVDMERIS